A stretch of Sebastes fasciatus isolate fSebFas1 chromosome 19, fSebFas1.pri, whole genome shotgun sequence DNA encodes these proteins:
- the hdhd2 gene encoding haloacid dehalogenase-like hydrolase domain-containing protein 2 isoform X1: MKLVSSMAGRRALKAVLIDLSGTLHIEDTAVPGAQDALKRLRQASVAVKFVTNTTKESKRNLLERLRSLNFDLQEKEIFTSLSAARSLLEQKQHRPLLLVEDNALEDFTGIDTSEPNAVVIGLAPDHFNYQTLNKAFRMILDGAPLIAIHKARYYKRQDGLALGPGPFVTGLEYATDCKATVVGKPEKTFFTQALSDLGCSPNEAVMIGDDARDDVGGAQNAGMLGILVRTGKYREGDEKKINPPPHLTCDSFLEAVEHILKNLL; this comes from the exons ATGAAACTT gtctccaGCATGGCGGGCAGACGGGCTCTGAAGGCCGTGCTCATCGACCTGAGTGGAACTTTACATATAGAAGACACAGCAGTGCCCGGGGCGCAGGACGCCCTGAAGAG GTTGAGGCAGGCGTCTGTAGCTGTGAAGTTTGTGACCAACACAACAAAGGAGAGCAAGAGGAACTTACTGGAACGACTGCGAAGTCTCAACTTCGACCTCCAG GAAAAAGAGATCTTCACTTCACTGAGTGCAGCGAGGAGTTTGTTAGAGCAGAAACAACACAGAccgctgctgctggtggaggaCAACGCACTGGAAGACTTTACGG GTATTGACACATCAGAGCCTAACGCCGTCGTCATCGGACTCGCTCCTGATCACTTTAACTACCAAACACTCAACAAGGCTTTCAG AATGATTCTGGACGGAGCGCCTCTCATCGCCATCCATAAGGCTCGGTACTACAAACGTCAGGATGGTTTGGCCCTCGGCCCCGGGCCCTTTGTGACGGGACTTGAGTACGCCACAGACTGTAAAGCTACTGTGGTGGGAAAGCCGGAAAAGACTTTTTTCACACAG GCTCTGTCTGATTTGGGATGTAGCCCCAATGAAGCTGTCATGATAGGCGAT GATGCCAGAGATGATGTGGGCGGGGCTCAGAATGCAGGAATGTTGGGAATTCTGGTTCGAACCG GTAAATACAGAGAAggagatgagaaaaaaataaaccctCCTCCCCACCTGACATGTGACAGTTTCCTAGAAGCTGTCGAACACATCCTGAAGAACCTGCTATGA
- the hdhd2 gene encoding haloacid dehalogenase-like hydrolase domain-containing protein 2 isoform X2: MAGRRALKAVLIDLSGTLHIEDTAVPGAQDALKRLRQASVAVKFVTNTTKESKRNLLERLRSLNFDLQEKEIFTSLSAARSLLEQKQHRPLLLVEDNALEDFTGIDTSEPNAVVIGLAPDHFNYQTLNKAFRMILDGAPLIAIHKARYYKRQDGLALGPGPFVTGLEYATDCKATVVGKPEKTFFTQALSDLGCSPNEAVMIGDDARDDVGGAQNAGMLGILVRTGKYREGDEKKINPPPHLTCDSFLEAVEHILKNLL, encoded by the exons ATGGCGGGCAGACGGGCTCTGAAGGCCGTGCTCATCGACCTGAGTGGAACTTTACATATAGAAGACACAGCAGTGCCCGGGGCGCAGGACGCCCTGAAGAG GTTGAGGCAGGCGTCTGTAGCTGTGAAGTTTGTGACCAACACAACAAAGGAGAGCAAGAGGAACTTACTGGAACGACTGCGAAGTCTCAACTTCGACCTCCAG GAAAAAGAGATCTTCACTTCACTGAGTGCAGCGAGGAGTTTGTTAGAGCAGAAACAACACAGAccgctgctgctggtggaggaCAACGCACTGGAAGACTTTACGG GTATTGACACATCAGAGCCTAACGCCGTCGTCATCGGACTCGCTCCTGATCACTTTAACTACCAAACACTCAACAAGGCTTTCAG AATGATTCTGGACGGAGCGCCTCTCATCGCCATCCATAAGGCTCGGTACTACAAACGTCAGGATGGTTTGGCCCTCGGCCCCGGGCCCTTTGTGACGGGACTTGAGTACGCCACAGACTGTAAAGCTACTGTGGTGGGAAAGCCGGAAAAGACTTTTTTCACACAG GCTCTGTCTGATTTGGGATGTAGCCCCAATGAAGCTGTCATGATAGGCGAT GATGCCAGAGATGATGTGGGCGGGGCTCAGAATGCAGGAATGTTGGGAATTCTGGTTCGAACCG GTAAATACAGAGAAggagatgagaaaaaaataaaccctCCTCCCCACCTGACATGTGACAGTTTCCTAGAAGCTGTCGAACACATCCTGAAGAACCTGCTATGA